The Flavobacterium sp. 102 genomic interval TTGTATATGATAATGGTTGTATTAAAGTTGTTTCGGTATCAATTTTTGAAAAAGTTAATTCTGAAAGGTTATTTAATAATTTGATGTTTTCAAATTTAATTTCTGTTAATTGCTGGTTTATTTTAATAATTTCTGCTTCTAAAACCTGTTCTGATGATGGAAGAATTGCTCCAAATTTGACTCCCGATTTCACTTCCTTAACTTTGGAATTTAATAACTCTTTTTTTGAAGATAGTAGTGCTTTTTTTTCTTGAAGTAACAAAACAGAAAAGAAATATTGATTGATTCGAGTTTTTATCTGATATAAACTAACTTCGATTAGTTGTTGTTGTGTTTTGGTTTGCGCTTCTTTTAATTTAGTATTTGCATCAATTATTCCACCATTGTATAATAATTGATTTACATCTAAAGTTGCTCTATATTGATCTTTTTTTAAAGATTGAACTCCTGGCAGAGAAGTAGGTAAACCTATCACTTCAGATTGATAAGTTGCTTGTGCGTTTACATCGATTTTTGGTAACTTTCCTTTGCTTAATGCTTCAATTTCATAGCTTGATTTTTGTTCTATTAATCCTGTTTGTTTTGATAAAGGATAATTTTTAGTGGCTAATGTGTAACAATCTTCCAAGGTTAAAGTCTGTTGAGCATTTGTATATATTGATAAAAGCAATAATATCAGTATGATTAACTTAGTTTTCATAATTTATATTTTTATTGAATTGATGATAAACTCAGCCACTTCAGTTTTTCTATTTTCTAGTATTTTATTGTAGCTTTCTTTATCCACATTAACAAGGGTCATTAATAGAGGTTCTCCAATAAAAGGAAAAATATTTAAAGAGATAATATTGATAAATAACTGTTCCGCTTCAATTGGTTTAATAATTCCTTGAATTATAGCATCACTTACTTGAAGTTTAAATTTTTCAATGGAAGGAAATTTTTTTTCAGAGCGAAGCTTTTTAACAAATTCTGGGTTTTTATTTAATTCTTGTATTACAAAGTTTGGCAAATAGGGATGTTTGATTACAAACGAAACATAATTTTCAGTGAACTTTCGTATTTTTTCAAATAAGTCACTATCATCATTTAGCACTTTATTTAATTGTGGTGCTAAAAGCGAAAAAGCACTTTTGAAAACAGCTTCAAATAATAATTGTTTGCTTCTATAATAATAATGCAATAATGCTTTATTAATTTTTGCTTTATCTGCTATTTCTTGCATTCTTGCCCCTGCCATTCCTTTTTGCTGAAAGATTTCTTTTGCAGCTATTAATATTTCATTTTCAGTATTTTCAGTTTTAATTTTATCCATATTGTTTAATTATATAGTTTAACTATTTGGTTAACAAAATTACTAAAAGAAAATTACTAAAATGGTGTTTATGCTTTTTTTAACAAATAATAAAATCTTAATAGCTTTAAATAGCCTTGATTACTAGAAATTTTTAGCTTGCGACAGAAGATTTTTTCAATATATTATTGTCTAAAATTGAAAATTTATCTTTTAAAATCTTCATATCATCACTCACTTTTCTATCCAAAACTTTAGCATAATGCTGTGTAGTTCTTAAATTTTTATGCCCAAGCATTTTGCTCACGCTTTCAATAGGAACACCATTGGTAAGTGTCACAGTAGTGGCAAATGTATGTCGAGCAATGTGAAAGGTTAATTCTTTTTCAATTTCACAAACTCCTGCTATTTCTTTTAAATAGGCATTCATCTTTTGGTTGGATAGGATAGGTAGTAGCTTATCTTCATTTACACACTGTGGATGATTTTCGTATTTATCGATTATCAATTGTGTTACAGGAAGGATTGGAATTTTGGAAGCACTTTCAGTTTTTTGCCTATGTGTGAATATCCATTTCTCGCCATCTATTCCATAGCTTATATGCGATTTTGTTAAGTTTTTGACATCTATGTATGCCAAACCAGTAAAGCAGCTAAAAAGAAAGATATCACGAACTAGTGAAAGTCTTTCTGTTTTGAAATCTTTTTCAATTATTGATTGGATTTCTGCTTCAGCTAGATAAACTCTCTCAACTTCTTTGATTTTTGATTTATAATTAGCAAATGGGTTCTTATCTATCCAGTCATTGTCCAAACAAAGCTTGATTATTTTATTGAAGTTTTTAAGATATTTGACCGCTGTATTATTAGCACAGTTTCTAACGCTTCGTAAATAGAATTCGTAGTCACAAACAAATGCATTGTCTATTTTTGTGATGTCGATATCTGATATTTGATATTTCCATTGCAGAAACTCTTCCGTATGCTTTAATGATGTTTTGTAACGTTCCAATGTTCCTGGAGCATATTCTTTGCCTACCAATTCTTTAATTTTATTGTTATGATCCTGGAATATCGGTATCAACATTCTTTTGCGGTCATTGGCTCCGAAAATTTCGTTTTTCAAATTTTCAGATGTTACTTCCATATCTTTTTTAAACAAGCGCTTTTCAGCGTCTAAAACTTTTGTTTTTAAATAATCAAGATATTCATTTATTGTACGGGCTTCTTTAGTGCCGCCCTTCACTTTAGACCCTTCGCTAGACCAGTTGTCAGGAGACACACTTTTATTGGCACTAAATTCAAATCTTTTGGCATCGATTGTAACCCTAACATAAATAGGGCAAACTCCATTACTGTTGACTTTTGCTCTCTTAATATAAAAGAGAATTGAAACGGGTGAATTCATAAGTGGTAACCTTTAGTTATTATTAAATTTAAAATTTTCAATAATGACAAACAAGATGTTCACTATTTGAATAGGTTAGTGAACAGGTTGCCGGATTGGTGAGAAGATTTCTGCGAGGAGTCACTTAATTTTGAAAAAGCAAGTGACTCCTTTTAGGACACCTAAGGTTTGATATTTTATGAATAATTTGATATTCTGTAAAAGAAAAAACCCCACTAAATCCTTGAATTTAGTGAGGTTTATTTCATTTTGCTTTTCAGCTAGCGGAGAAAGAGGGACTACAACAACTGTTCATGTTTAATCTTGCTTACTCAATGAATTTTTACAAACCCTTGTAAATACTGTTAAATTTACAATTTTAACAGCACAGATGAGAGCAAATAAAATCAAACAAACATAAAGGTTGTTGTCTTATTGTTGTCTAAGTTATTTTAATTACTATATTTGTTATATATTAAATTACAGTACCAATGGCGACAATCAAATTTATGTTGCAAAGCGAAAGCAACAACGCTCCGATTTATCTCAGACTATCAGTCGGAAAGGGCAATACTCCAAAACGTAAGACGAGAGAGTTCATCGATGCCAAATCATGGAGCAAGGCAAAAGGCTATCCGAACGACAAGGAAGTCGAAGGCAAAAACCTAAAATCAAAGCTCATCGACCTTGAATCATACGTACAGAAGCAATTAAACGCTGATGATGCCAAAGGGCTGACAATTGATGGCAACTGGTTAGAGAAAACGATTGACAAGTTCCACGACCGCATCGAACCTGATAGTTTGGATTACTTGATTCCATACGGCGAACACTTTTTGAAACGTTTACCATATCAAACTACTTCGAAGGGAAAGAAAGGTGTAGATGCTTCAACCATTACAAAATATAAAACGATTGTCGAAAAGCTTAGAGGATTTCAAGAGCACATGAATAAAACGTATTTGGTACGTGATGTAAATATGACATTCCATGCTGAGTTTCTCGAGTATCTTGAAACTGTTGAAAGTATTAGTGATAATACAGCCGGGCGTTATTTGGCCTTTGTAAAAACTATCGTTTTAAACGCACAAAAGAACGGAATCACAATCAGCCCTCAAATTGCCGACTTCAAGGGATTTTCCATAAAAGTTCCAATTGTGACGCTGACCTTTAAAGAAATCGAGCAAGTCAAAGCGGCTGTTTACAAAGACGAGAAAATGGATATTGCACGCGATTGGCTCGTGATGTCTTGCTTTCTCGGACAGCGTGCGAGTGACCTTTTCAGGATGAATAAACAGATGGTTGAAAAGCATCACGGATACCGATTTATTTCTCTAACACAACAGAAAACACAAAAAGCGGTGCAGATACCAATCCACGAAGAAGTGGATATTATTCTCAAAAAGTATAGCGGTCAATTCCCGCCGCTTTTCGCTAAAAATCTTGGCAGCAACAGCGCAATGTATGACCGACTTTTGAAAGATGTGTGCGCAATAGCAAAAATCAATACCATCACAGAAGGAAACCTCACCGATCCCAAAACCAAGAAATATGGTAAAGGAAACTATCCAAAGTGGATGTTGGTTTCGTCACACATTGGACGAAGAAGCTTTGCCACAAACTTTTATGCTAAAAACGAATATCCAACCCCACTACTGATGGCGGTTACTGGACATTCGACAGAAACAATGTTTTTGGAGTATATCGGTAAAAAACCTATGGATTATGCGATTCAGTTGGCGGAGATTTGGGCGGCAAAGTCTGAAAAAAAATGTACAACTCAATTGCTGACACTTAAAGCAGTTTAGTAATAAAATATTTTTATTTTCAAAGCCCTTCATGGGCTTTTTTTTATTAGAAAAATATGTGACATGACAGATTTTAAAATTGTTGTTATCTTGCCATCCAAGCAACAGCTATGAAAGGCATCCGCATGTTTGAGTGTTTTGGATTAAATGCCGAGAAAAAAAGAGTCATTCACAGTTAAAGAACCTCAGCCTAATAATTGAGATTGACACCGACACCTAATCCCATATCACTATCATAATGTGTTGTTACTCCAAAATTGCGTTTTATGATATATCTCAGTCCTGCCATATACTCTTTGTCAGTGTTCCACATCAAATCCATTCGTAGCCTTTTTGAAACCGGAATATCCATCCTTTCAAACTGAAGCCTAAAATTGCCATCAGTAAATACCTCAGCTTGTGCTTTTATAAGCATTGGCAAAGTATATTCTAATCCGGCACTAAAAACAGACCTTTCATCCTTAGTACTTGTTTGCCCGAAAAGGTTTTCTTCCATTTCATCTTCATCCATTTTTCTGTATCTCCAGTCAAATCCAATAAACGGCATAATCCATTGCATTTTGTCAACATACCTTCCAATATGGGTTTCGGTTTCATAACCATGCATTTCATTATATCCTAATCTCCATTCAGTCCCAATGCTCCAGCGCGTATTACTAAACATTGCTTCACCATCGTTTCCATTTGAAGCAAAATCATTTTCTGCCATAAAATGAAATTTCCTGTCATCAGCAAACAGCCTTCTTTGCGCCAATTTTGGATTGGGTATCTCAGGATTTGGAGGTGAGTTTTCATAGGAGAAAATCCTTCCCATTCCTGCCATCATATGATAAAGGATATGGCAATGAAAAAACCAATCGCCGCTTTCAGTTGCCGCAAATTCTAAAACATCAGTTTCCATTGGCATAATGTCAATAATGTTTTTCATTGGAGCATATTCACCTTGACCATTTACTACCCTAAAATCGTGACCGTGTAAATGCATTGGGTGTCTCATCATAGAATTGTTATGGATTACCAATCGGATGATTTCGCCTTTTTTGATAAGGATTTTATCTGTTTCGGAAACGACTTTGTTATTTAAGCTCCAAACGTAGCGGTTCATGTTTCCGGTAAGTTCAAATTTAAATTCTTTCACTGGTGCATCTTTTGGCAATGCTGTATTTACCGGAGATTTTAACATGGCATAATTTAATGTAGTAATATCAGAAAGACCATTACTATCGTATTGATTTTCCATCTTATGTTCAGCATGATTCATGGGAGCATCAGATTTTGATTTATCATCCATTTTCATTTCTTCCATTTTACCATTTCCTTTCATTACTCCACCTGTAATTTCAGGATACATCACCACATTCATGTCCATTTGATTGTAAGACATATTCATTCCCATGTCATCTAAATCGCCATTCATTTTCATCATGTCGTTCATCATTTTCATGCCGTCAAAATATTTTAACTTTGGTAAAGGAGAAGTAAGTTGTTTGATGCCATCACCTAAATACAATGATGCAGATTTAGTCCTATCTTCAGAGGTCGCTAAAAATTCAAAAGCGGTTTTATCAGCAGGAATTGTTACAATTATATCATAAGTTTCCGAAACAGCAATAATCAGTCTGTCAACCTCAACAGGTTCAACATCATTACCATCAGTGGCAACAACAGTTATTTTGCCTCCGGCATAAGTGAGCCAAAAATAAGTTGAAGCACCACCATTGGCAATTCGCAAACGTACCTTATCACCTCCTTTGAATTGGGATAGTTGGCTTTCGTTTTTTCCATTAATTAGAAGCTTATTATAATAAACATCACTCACATCCATAGCATTCATGCGCTTCCATTCATTGGTAACTTTGGTTTTGAAATGTCCCTGCTGAATAGCTTCCAAATAACTTTGTGTTGTGCCTTTCTGAATGGCAAACCAATCTGAAGCATTATGCAGCATCCGATGTACATTTTTAGGGTTTAAATCTGTCCATTCACTTAAAACTATTGGATTAGTAGGCAAATCATCAATTCCTTTCCTAAAAGTTGGGTCTTCATTTCTTTTATTCATTACAAAGCTTCCATACATACCAATTTGCTCTTGCAATTCAGTATGGCTATGATACCAATGCGTTCCATGTTGTATTATTGGAAATTTATAAAGGTGTGTAGTATGTGGTTTTATCGGCATTTGGGTAAGGTTTGGAACGCCATCATATTGATTGGGCAAAAACAAACCGTGCCAGTGTAATGAAGTATCTTCATCTAATTCATTGTGAACGTAAATTTCGGCAGTGTCTCCTTCAGTAAATGTGAGTGTAGGCATGGGGATTTGCCCGTTTACAGCAATAGCCCGTTTTGGCTTATCTCCAAAAGTTACAATGGTATCACGCACATATAAATCGTATCGAACTGTTTTTGGCGGTTCGTTTTTTAGCACGTTGATAGTTGGTGCAGTTTCTACATTTACCTGTTTTTTTGGAGTGACAACCTCAACATTGCTATTAACTTCTTTCTTTGGTGGTGTTTTAGGCTGTTGGACAACTGCTTTTTTCTTTACTGTTTTAGTTTTTTCTTTTACTAAAGCCATTCCACATTTTGGGCATTTTCCCGGCTTTGGTGAATGGATTTCGGGATGCATAACACAGGTATAGAATGTTTGCTGTGTTTCGTTTTTGACTTGAGCATCAGCGAAAGAAAATATAGATAGAACAAATACAAGTAAGACTATTTTTTTCATTTAATTAAAGTTTTAAATTTCGTAATCGTAATGCGTTTATTATTACAGAGACTGAACTGAATGACATTGCTAAAGCGGCAATCATTGGAGATAGTAAAATTCCAAAAAACGGATATAAAACCCCTGCTGCAATAGGCACTCCTAACACATTATAGAAAAAGGCAAAAAATAAATTTTGCTTAATGTTTTTCATAACGGCATGACTTAAATTCTTGGCTTTTACGATGCCTTGTAAATCGCCTTTTACTAAAGTTATCTTGGCACTTTCGATGGCTACATCGGTTCCTGTTCCCATTGCAATTCCAATGTTGGCTTGTGCTAATGCCGGAGCATCATTTATACCATCGCCTGCCATCGCCACAATTTTACCTTCGGCTTGTAATTTTTTAATTTCTTTTAGCTTATCTTCAGGTAAGCATCCTGCTTTATATGACGTTAGTCCCAATTCATCAGCAACAGCTTTGGCGGTATTTTCATTATCTCCGGTTAGCATAATTACTTCAACCCCTTGGCGCATCAATTCTTTAATGGCTGCTGCGCTTGATTCTTTAATAGCATCGGAAATTGACACAAAACCTACAGCAACGCCATCAACGGCAATGTATGAAACTGTTTTTCCCAGTTTTTGTTCGGCAATAATTCTGTTTTCTAAATCGTCAGCAATTGTTGCTTTTACCTGTTCCATTAGTTTTTTATTTCCTAATGCTATTTTTTTATTGGTAACAGTTCCCGTAACTCCTTTGCCTGCAATGGCTTCAAAATCTTTTACTTTGATTAATGAAACTGTTTTTGATTTGGCATAATTGACTACTGCCTGTGCTAATGGATGTTCGCTGTATTGGTTTAAAGAAGCAATACTTTGGAGTAAATCATTATCGTTGTTATTGGCAGCATATATTTTTTCGACAGATGGTTTTCCTTGGGTGATGGTTCCTGTTTTATCGGTAATTAAAACATTAACCTTATTCATGTTTTCCAGCGCTTCGGCATTCTTTATCAAGACTCCTGATTGCGCGCCCTTACCAACGCCAACCATTACGGACATAGGCGTTGCAAGACCCAAAGCACAAGGGCAAGCAATAATCAAAACGGCAATGGCATTTATAAAGCCATATACCAATGCCGGTTCGGGACCAAACTTTGCCCAAACGAAAAAGGTAATTACAGAAATGATGACTACAATTGGCACAAAATATTTGGAAATACTATCGGCTAATTTTTGAATTGGTGCTCGTGAACGGGAAGCATCATTTACCATTTGCACAATTTGGGAAAGCAAGGTTTCTGAACCTACTTTTTCGGCAACCATTATAAATGATTTGTTACCATTGATTGTTCCTGCAATTACGGGATCATCTTTCTTTTTGTCTACCGGTATTGGTTCGCCGGTAATCATAGCCTCATCAATACTGCTTTCGCCATCGGTTATTTTTCCGTCAACCGGAATTTTGTCTCCGGGTTTTACCCGTAATAAGTCACCTTTTTTTATATCGTTTATTGAAATTACTTTATCACCTCCGTCAATCACCAAAGTAGCTTCGGTTGGTGCCAGTTTTAATAATTCCTTGATAGCTCCGCTGGTTTGACTGTGTGCCCTGGCTTCGAGTAATTGTCCCAATAAGACCAAAGTCAGAATAACGGTTGTCGCTTCGAAGTATAATAGTACTGTACCGTGTTCGGTTTTGAATTCACTCGGAAAAATATCAGGGAAAAACATTCCGACTAAACTAAATAGAAACGCTACACCTGTTCCAATTCCGATAAGGGTAAACATATTCAAGTTCCAAGTGAGTATTGATTTCCACGCACGGACAAAGAATATCCAACAAGCATAGAAAACTACAGGAAGTGAAAGCAGTAATTGTACCCAATTCCATTTTGAGGCATCCATTAATTTCAATAAAGGATTGTTGTGTGCCATTTCTATCATGGCAATGGCGAAAACAGGAACAGTAAAGACTACTGCTATTTTCATTTTCTTCACCAAATCTTTATAAGTCTTTTGGTCTTCGGTATCACTTGGATTCATAGGCACTAAATCCATTCCGCAAATAGGACATGAACCCGGACTTTCACTAATTACTTCGGGGTGCATCGGACAAGTATATAGGGCTTTACTAACGGTCAAATCAGGAGCTTTAACTAAGTCCATGCCACAAAC includes:
- a CDS encoding TolC family protein — translated: MKTKLIILILLLLSIYTNAQQTLTLEDCYTLATKNYPLSKQTGLIEQKSSYEIEALSKGKLPKIDVNAQATYQSEVIGLPTSLPGVQSLKKDQYRATLDVNQLLYNGGIIDANTKLKEAQTKTQQQLIEVSLYQIKTRINQYFFSVLLLQEKKALLSSKKELLNSKVKEVKSGVKFGAILPSSEQVLEAEIIKINQQLTEIKFENIKLLNNLSELTFSKIDTETTLIQPLSYTNSTNLIRPEIAFYDLQNQQLEFSKNVLSKSNLPKINAFGQAGYGNPGLNMLDNSFQTFYVVGVKANWNIFDWGKTKTDKKALDISKEIVTSEKETFELNNKIQLEEQDYEIKKIEQLLLSDAEIIQIREKIIKSSDVQLKNGVITSSEYLIELTNLFEAKNILKTHEVQLTAAKSNYEIIKGK
- a CDS encoding TetR/AcrR family transcriptional regulator, with the translated sequence MDKIKTENTENEILIAAKEIFQQKGMAGARMQEIADKAKINKALLHYYYRSKQLLFEAVFKSAFSLLAPQLNKVLNDDSDLFEKIRKFTENYVSFVIKHPYLPNFVIQELNKNPEFVKKLRSEKKFPSIEKFKLQVSDAIIQGIIKPIEAEQLFINIISLNIFPFIGEPLLMTLVNVDKESYNKILENRKTEVAEFIINSIKI
- a CDS encoding site-specific integrase, with the translated sequence MNSPVSILFYIKRAKVNSNGVCPIYVRVTIDAKRFEFSANKSVSPDNWSSEGSKVKGGTKEARTINEYLDYLKTKVLDAEKRLFKKDMEVTSENLKNEIFGANDRKRMLIPIFQDHNNKIKELVGKEYAPGTLERYKTSLKHTEEFLQWKYQISDIDITKIDNAFVCDYEFYLRSVRNCANNTAVKYLKNFNKIIKLCLDNDWIDKNPFANYKSKIKEVERVYLAEAEIQSIIEKDFKTERLSLVRDIFLFSCFTGLAYIDVKNLTKSHISYGIDGEKWIFTHRQKTESASKIPILPVTQLIIDKYENHPQCVNEDKLLPILSNQKMNAYLKEIAGVCEIEKELTFHIARHTFATTVTLTNGVPIESVSKMLGHKNLRTTQHYAKVLDRKVSDDMKILKDKFSILDNNILKKSSVAS
- a CDS encoding phage integrase SAM-like domain-containing protein, translating into MATIKFMLQSESNNAPIYLRLSVGKGNTPKRKTREFIDAKSWSKAKGYPNDKEVEGKNLKSKLIDLESYVQKQLNADDAKGLTIDGNWLEKTIDKFHDRIEPDSLDYLIPYGEHFLKRLPYQTTSKGKKGVDASTITKYKTIVEKLRGFQEHMNKTYLVRDVNMTFHAEFLEYLETVESISDNTAGRYLAFVKTIVLNAQKNGITISPQIADFKGFSIKVPIVTLTFKEIEQVKAAVYKDEKMDIARDWLVMSCFLGQRASDLFRMNKQMVEKHHGYRFISLTQQKTQKAVQIPIHEEVDIILKKYSGQFPPLFAKNLGSNSAMYDRLLKDVCAIAKINTITEGNLTDPKTKKYGKGNYPKWMLVSSHIGRRSFATNFYAKNEYPTPLLMAVTGHSTETMFLEYIGKKPMDYAIQLAEIWAAKSEKKCTTQLLTLKAV
- a CDS encoding multicopper oxidase domain-containing protein translates to MKKIVLLVFVLSIFSFADAQVKNETQQTFYTCVMHPEIHSPKPGKCPKCGMALVKEKTKTVKKKAVVQQPKTPPKKEVNSNVEVVTPKKQVNVETAPTINVLKNEPPKTVRYDLYVRDTIVTFGDKPKRAIAVNGQIPMPTLTFTEGDTAEIYVHNELDEDTSLHWHGLFLPNQYDGVPNLTQMPIKPHTTHLYKFPIIQHGTHWYHSHTELQEQIGMYGSFVMNKRNEDPTFRKGIDDLPTNPIVLSEWTDLNPKNVHRMLHNASDWFAIQKGTTQSYLEAIQQGHFKTKVTNEWKRMNAMDVSDVYYNKLLINGKNESQLSQFKGGDKVRLRIANGGASTYFWLTYAGGKITVVATDGNDVEPVEVDRLIIAVSETYDIIVTIPADKTAFEFLATSEDRTKSASLYLGDGIKQLTSPLPKLKYFDGMKMMNDMMKMNGDLDDMGMNMSYNQMDMNVVMYPEITGGVMKGNGKMEEMKMDDKSKSDAPMNHAEHKMENQYDSNGLSDITTLNYAMLKSPVNTALPKDAPVKEFKFELTGNMNRYVWSLNNKVVSETDKILIKKGEIIRLVIHNNSMMRHPMHLHGHDFRVVNGQGEYAPMKNIIDIMPMETDVLEFAATESGDWFFHCHILYHMMAGMGRIFSYENSPPNPEIPNPKLAQRRLFADDRKFHFMAENDFASNGNDGEAMFSNTRWSIGTEWRLGYNEMHGYETETHIGRYVDKMQWIMPFIGFDWRYRKMDEDEMEENLFGQTSTKDERSVFSAGLEYTLPMLIKAQAEVFTDGNFRLQFERMDIPVSKRLRMDLMWNTDKEYMAGLRYIIKRNFGVTTHYDSDMGLGVGVNLNY
- a CDS encoding heavy metal translocating P-type ATPase, giving the protein MIHTYNITGMTCDGCRTKVEKTLNTIDGVEAKVSLNPPIATITMEKHIPTEQLQQALTAVGKYTIEMSNGKIPQQAATDGVTEKSCCAAHSHSDKKEIKVPANANGKYYCPMHCEGEKVYDKPGDCPVCGMDLVKAPDLTVSKALYTCPMHPEVISESPGSCPICGMDLVPMNPSDTEDQKTYKDLVKKMKIAVVFTVPVFAIAMIEMAHNNPLLKLMDASKWNWVQLLLSLPVVFYACWIFFVRAWKSILTWNLNMFTLIGIGTGVAFLFSLVGMFFPDIFPSEFKTEHGTVLLYFEATTVILTLVLLGQLLEARAHSQTSGAIKELLKLAPTEATLVIDGGDKVISINDIKKGDLLRVKPGDKIPVDGKITDGESSIDEAMITGEPIPVDKKKDDPVIAGTINGNKSFIMVAEKVGSETLLSQIVQMVNDASRSRAPIQKLADSISKYFVPIVVIISVITFFVWAKFGPEPALVYGFINAIAVLIIACPCALGLATPMSVMVGVGKGAQSGVLIKNAEALENMNKVNVLITDKTGTITQGKPSVEKIYAANNNDNDLLQSIASLNQYSEHPLAQAVVNYAKSKTVSLIKVKDFEAIAGKGVTGTVTNKKIALGNKKLMEQVKATIADDLENRIIAEQKLGKTVSYIAVDGVAVGFVSISDAIKESSAAAIKELMRQGVEVIMLTGDNENTAKAVADELGLTSYKAGCLPEDKLKEIKKLQAEGKIVAMAGDGINDAPALAQANIGIAMGTGTDVAIESAKITLVKGDLQGIVKAKNLSHAVMKNIKQNLFFAFFYNVLGVPIAAGVLYPFFGILLSPMIAALAMSFSSVSVIINALRLRNLKL